The Chanos chanos chromosome 6, fChaCha1.1, whole genome shotgun sequence genome includes a region encoding these proteins:
- the LOC115815720 gene encoding lumican, whose product MDIRPLVLVLLVCGLAWASNTDLDYGGIPFWINRLLGEPSVVSLRDRMDPSWYRAVNTESCPLQCDCPIQWPTALYCDHKGLNQLPESLPSRTQYLFLQRNKISGIPSGALVNVTRLRWLFLDWNQIHSKDINSMWLSNHTQLVNLFMNHNNLTEVPTGLPSGLRQLRLAYNHIEKISPGAFQNLGNLTLLLLQGNRLKAIGKGDFEGLSSLNLLDLSHNFLDTFPKYLPPSVQQLYLSNNSMTGVSEDSLQDFSSLRYLRLGYNQLQDNGLASGAFNITSLVELDLSHNLLTQTPVVPTTLQYLYLEANLIQAFNVSSFCRTFGPTEYSRMRILRLDGNKLAYHQLPPDWVFCLRVLHHIYV is encoded by the exons ATGGATATTAGGCCATTAGTGCTGGTGCTCCTGGTGTGTGGGCTTGCTTGGGCCTCAAACACAGACCTGGACTATGGTGGAATTCCCTTCTGGATCAATCGACTGCTAGGAGAGCCGAGTGTTGTAAGCCTGAGGGATCGTATGGACCCAAGCTGGTATAGGGCAGTTAACACCGAAAGCTGTCCACTGCAATGTGACTGTCCAATCCAGTGGCCCACAGCACTGTACTGTGACCACAAGGGTCTAAACCAGCTCCCTGAGAGTCTACCATCTAGGACCCAGTATCTCTTTctccaaagaaacaaaatctcAGGTATCCCCAGTGGAGCCTTGGTCAATGTCACCAGGTTGCGCTGGCTCTTCCTGGACTGGAATCAAATACACAGTAAAGATATAAATAGCATGTGgctgtccaatcacacacagCTAGTGAATCTCTTTATGAACCATAACAACTTGACTGAGGTGCCAACTGGGCTTCCCAGTGGGCTCAGGCAACTGCGACTGGCATATAATCACATCGAGAAAATTTCCCCAGGTGCATTCCAGAATCTAGGAAATCTGACACTTCTTCTGCTCCAGGGCAACAGGCTAAAGGCAATTGGAAAAGGTGACTTTGAAG GCCTCTCATCTCTGAACTTGCTGGATCTCAGTCACAACTTCCTAGATACATTCCCCAAGTATCTACCTCCATCAGTCCAACAGCTTTACCTTTCCAACAACTCAATGACTGGTGTTTCCGAGGACAGTCTACAAGACTTTAGTAGCCTTCGCTACCTTCGCCTTGGCTACAATCAGCTGCAGGACAATGGTCTGGCTTCTGGTGCCTTTAACATTACTTCATTGGTTGAGCTTGATCTCTCCCACAACCTGCTGACCCAAACCCCAGTGGTCCCCACCACCCTCCAATACCTCTACCTGGAGGCAAATCTCATTCAAG CATTTAACGTCAGCAGTTTCTGCAGGACGTTCGGTCCAACAGAGTACTCCCGCATGAGGATCTTGCGATTGGATGGCAATAAACTGGCATACCACCAGCTGCCTCCTGACTGGGTGTTTTGCCTTCGGGTGCTCCATCACATTTATGTTTAA